In the Phaseolus vulgaris cultivar G19833 chromosome 7, P. vulgaris v2.0, whole genome shotgun sequence genome, one interval contains:
- the LOC137828840 gene encoding glucomannan 4-beta-mannosyltransferase 9-like, producing MDRLSSAATFESMHYDGSGSQMGLIWQQARAPLVVPALKLLVALCLAMSIMLFVERVYMGIVIIFVKLFRYKPDKKYKWEPLRDDLEIGNSAYPMVLVQIPMYNEKEVYQLSIGAACGLLWPSDRIIIQVLDDSTDPIIKKMVEVECQRWASKGINIKYEIRQNRNGYKAGALKEGMKHSYVNLCDYVAIFDADFQPEPNFLRRTIPFLYHNPEVALVQARWKFVNADECLMTRMQEMSLDYHFLVEQEVGSSTYAFFGFNGTAGVWRISALNEAGGWKDRTTVEDMDLAIRAGLKGGKFVYLSDLKVKSELPSTFKAFRYQQHRWSCGPANLFKKMAMEIMRNKKVSTWKKFYVIYSFFFVRKIVAHVVTFVFYCVVMPATVLVPEVEVPKWGAVYIPSIITLLNAVGTPRSIHLLVFWILFENVMSMHRTKATLTGLLEAGRVNEWVVTEKLGDALKTKSGGKAVRKPRIKIGERLHFLELLVGAYLFFCGCYDLTYGKNHYFIYLFLQSIAFFVVGVGYVGTFVPNS from the exons ATGGATCGGCTTTCATCAGCAGCTACGTTTGAAAGCATGCATTATGATGGCAGTGGAAGCCAAATGGGTTTGATTTGGCAGCAAGCCAGGGCACCCCTTGTGGTTCCAGCGCTGAAATTGCTAGTGGCTTTGTGCCTAGCCATGTCAATTATGTTGTTTGTGGAGAGAGTTTATATGGGTATAGTCATAATCTTTGTGAAGTTGTTTAGGTACAAGCCAGATAAGAAGTATAAATGGGAGCCACTCAGGGATGATCTTGAGATTGGAAACTCTGCATACCCAATGGTCTTGGTACAAATTCCTATGTACAATGAGAAAGAG GTGTATCAATTATCAATTGGAGCTGCATGTGGGCTATTATGGCCGTCTGATAGGATTATAATTCAAGTTCTTGATGATTCCACTGACCCAATCATTAAG AAAATGGTGGAGGTGGAGTGCCAGAGATGGGCCAGTAAAGGCATAAACATAAAGTATGAGATCAGACAGAACAGAAATGGATACAAAGCTGGAGCTCTTAAAGAAGGCATGAAGCATAGCTATGTGAACTTGTGTGATTATGTGGCCATCTTTGATGCTGATTTCCAACCTGAGCCCAACTTTCTTAGGCGCACAATACCATTTCTGTATCACAACCCAGAAGTTGCACTAGTCCAAGCTCGATGGAAATTTG TTAATGCTGATGAATGCTTAATGACAAGAATGCAAGAGATGTCATTGGACTATCATTTCCTTGTGGAGCAGGAAGTTGGGTCCTCAACCTATGCCTTCTTTGGTTTCAATG GCACTGCTGGTGTGTGGAGAATTTCAGCATTAAATGAAGCTGGTGGATGGAAGGATCGCACAACAGTGGAGGATATGGATCTGGCTATCCGAGCTGGTCTCAAAGGAGGGAAATTTGTGTATCTTAGCGATCTCAAG GTGAAAAGTGAACTGCCAAGTACCTTCAAAGCCTTTCGTTATCAGCAGCACCGGTGGTCATGTGGCCCAGCTAATCTTTTCAAGAAAATGGCAATGGAAATTATGAGAAACAAG AAAGTCTCCACGTGGAAGAAGTTTTATGTGATCTATAGTTTCTTCTTTGTCCGGAAAATCGTAGCTCATGTGGTCACATTTGTATTCTACTGTGTGGTTATGCCAGCAACTGTTCTAGTTCCAGAAGTGGAAGTCCCTAAGTGGGGTGCTGTGTATATACCTTCTATCATCACACTCCTCAATGCAGTTGGAACTCCAAG GTCAATCCACTTACTCGTGTTCTGGATACTCTTTGAAAATGTTATGTCGATGCATAGGACCAAGGCAACACTTACAGGTTTGCTAGAAGCAGGGAGAGTAAATGAATGGGTAGTTACTGAGAAATTGGGAGATGCCCTTAAGACAAAATCAGGTGGCAAAGCAGTAAGGAAGCCTCGTATCAAGATTGGTGAAAG GCTTCATTTCTTGGAACTTCTAGTAGGGGCCTACCTCTTTTTCTGTGGATGCTATGATCTTACCTATGGGAAGAACCACTACTTCATATATCTTTTCCTGCAGTCTATTGCCTTCTTTGTTGTAGGGGTTGGCTATGTTGGCACCTTTGTTCCTAATTCATAA